In the Magnolia sinica isolate HGM2019 chromosome 15, MsV1, whole genome shotgun sequence genome, one interval contains:
- the LOC131228060 gene encoding E3 ubiquitin-protein ligase RHA2A-like, which produces MEIPALSISQLLFPLLFIFLSILVLSPKFAHQSASFIFRLLATAHFTWRSDSPFHGPQFEPSDQEMPAVGDQIVPATDEELNVVHFRACGPESDEQEECVVCLNKIEEGEEIRELRCEHLFHRACLDQWIGYRHGTCPICRGSLPLKIVARMGGSNEEDIEDLMSQYSSFLGFNLHSVYNSLPPL; this is translated from the coding sequence ATGGAAATCCCAGCACTCTCAATTTCCCAACTTCTCTTTCCCCTTCTCTTCATTTTCCTTAGCATTTTAGTCCTCTCCCCGAAATTCGCCCACCAATCCGCATCGTTCATTTTCCGTCTCCTGGCAACGGCCCACTTCACGTGGCGATCTGATTCGCCGTTTCATGGGCCCCAGTTCGAACCATCTGATCAGGAGATGCCTGCGGTCGGTGACCAGATTGTGCCAGCAACTGATGAAGAACTCAACGTGGTCCACTTCAGGGCCTGTGGGCCGGAGTCTGATGAACAAGAAGAATGTGTTGTATGTCTAAATaagattgaagaaggagaagagattaGAGAGCTGAGATGTGAGCATCTCTTCCATCGAGCTTGCTTGGATCAATGGATCGGATATCGTCATGGGACGTGTCCCATTTGCCGTGGGTCCCTCCCTTTGAAAATTGTGGCGAGGATGGGTGGCAGCAACGAAGAAGACATCGAAGATCTCATGTCTCAGTATTCTTCCTTTCTTGGTTTCAATCTTCATAGTGTATATAACTCATTGCCGCCGCTGTAG